The following nucleotide sequence is from Harpia harpyja isolate bHarHar1 chromosome 7, bHarHar1 primary haplotype, whole genome shotgun sequence.
GGACCCAGAACTTGGCTTAGCTAAGTGAAGCCCAGAACTGCATGTCAATGAAAAAAATAGCTGCATTATGCTATGCAGATGGAATGTATCTGGAAACTTGCTGTGATGGTCTATGAAGCTTCTACTGGGCAGGGAAAGTGAATTGTACGTAAAGCATACAGCATGGATGAACTTAATTTTTCATGAATGTTGGAGGGACACATTGCAGCATCAAGGCTATTCCAGGGCCAAATCTCAAATCCTTAACCTTATGTGTGAGTATTCAAATCTTTCACATCTTGGCAATGTCTCCCCTCTTAGTAAAACTCTTCCAGGGAATGCGTCTAGGAGGGGAAAACACAGATGTATTCTGGGCTGAGGTATTCAGAAAAAATCTATCATGAGGCAAATATGCCTTCATTTGCAGCTCAAATACATGGTGGTGTTTCTACAATGGGATGTGTCAGGCTGCCTCTGTAGTAGTGTAGTCACCAGTTTTGCCTACCTTGAACGAGTAGCATTGACTGGGGCATGGGAGATGTGGTTTGGTTCTCAGCTCTGTACTAAACTTGCTTGTGTAGATCATGTATAGCCAGAGCAGTTTTGAGAAGATAGGTGAAGTTAAGTgcttttatatatgtaaaataatagataaacataatattaaaataaaaattaatataataaacTCCACCCCTTCCCCCCAAGCACTAACCAACCATTCATTTGGGTGAGAATCCCAATTGACTTATCTGCCTCTTTGGGAGTCTAAACCCCATTAGGTGAACATAGCAAGTGTCCTTTCTACTACCCTCTTTCTATGCAGAGGTCTCTGGGGAAGTTGTTACTTATGCCAGAGCTGTCAAAATGGGGTGTAGTGCTCAGATTCTAATATAGACAGTAACATACATGGAGACAATATGGAAAACTTACTGCTGTGATGATACAAGACATAATGGAGTCATTGAAGCCCATCCAGTGCTGGTAGTCAGGATATTCTCCCTTCCTCAGGCAGTGCTGATGGCCTATGTAGTTGGGACATTCATAGATCCAGTAGCCAGTTTCCACCTTGGCAGAGTTGCAGCAGTTGATGTGGGCACGCAGGTCTGGCTGGTCTGTGGTGGCTTCACAGGGGCAGGCCTCAAAGTTTCTGTCCTCAAAGTGATCTGCAATAAAACAAAAGTAACCCCAGTCACACTGGAAAGTATTTGAAAGCTGGCTTTGTTTTGCCTAGATTGTACAAAACAATCCAAAGACTGCAAGGGTCCATAGGGGCACTTTACCAGGCCCAAAGACTAGCAAAGCCCTTATGTCCATTTTCTATAGGGTGCACAGACAGTTACTGGTGTTGTCATTTCTTTAGTACTATAACTGACAGGTGGATGTCCCTTTGGGActctgggaagtggggggcaacTTCCATCATGATTTCATGCTGGAAATAGCCTGTCAGCAGCTTCATGGCAAGCTTTTGGGAGCATTTGGAGAAAGTGAAACCCAAATTGCTCATTGACTGAAAGCTCTGTGAACAACTTCTGTGTATCACACAATCATTCAACTTTGTGCCCATCTCTTGCACCCAGTCCTGGGCTCCTAGAAATCTTCTGCAATGTAGAATACAGATGAAGGAAGGAATAATTCTCCTACATCTGAATTGTGCTGAAGCTTTCACCTGTCTTAATGATACAGGAACAAAACAAGACTGTTGTATCTAACCCAAGTTAATCATTGAGCCCTCTAGGTCCTGTTGGGCAGGTATATCTTAGCAGCAGTAAAATCAAGTTAGAGATACCTAAATTCTGTGGCATTGTTTAGTGATATTTATTACATTTGTTTCTAATAGAGTACTTCAACCTTATTTTCCTGTACATCTTGGAAGACTAAGAATAAATAAACTTTAGGTCTCTTCCAGCAACTGACAAACTCAGAGGGAAACTAGCCAAacggaaaaataaaaccagaagatttttttatgtGTAAATGTTTTAGCATTTGAAAGCTTCCATAGGCTTTCTTTAGGAACCTTATCAGAACtagataataaaaaaaccacTTGAGGTTTCCCCTCTGCTAATTTGTTGTTAGACCAACAAACTATGTTTACAAACATACTTACCTACAAGGAGCTACCTATGCATGTGTTAGGTTGTTTGTCAGTGTTCCATTCACTCAGCTGTTCTTACCTTTGCCATTTTTGCCAGGGTTTAGCTATGAGACCTCAGCATGCAGGAGTCATCAGCAGTCCTTTATATAGAATGCAGAGGGCTGCATCCACAGGAATAGgataaaagagaatttttttctcagtaagagaatgaatgttttttcccttccctctctccattGTCATTCTCTAAACAAAAGGCAATAGCAGTAGTTTGTGGGGTACCAACTTTATTGTTACCATCAGTAAGCAGAGGATCAGAGTGAAGTGTAGGTCGAgcaatatttctgttattttaccGATGGAACATGTGCAAGTGAATATGCTGGAAATGCTACAGCAGAATTGTTTCatgtaactttatttttaatctctctctGTTCCCCGATTATATGAgacaaaggtttttttaaagcatatggaTTCCCAGTGATGATACTGTAAAACAGTTTTCAGAGTATGCTAATAAAAACTGTCCTGATTCTCAAGAGCCTTCAGACCAGGTATTGCTGCCTGTTTCCTTTAGCAGTAAGAGTATGTGTATGACAGAGAAAATGATGTAATAAAAATGTGTGGTAATGGATATTTACATCCATCCAGGCTTCACTGCTGAAATTCTATGTTAATGTAATTCAGAGTTCATAGATAAAGAGACTAGAAGTTGGAGGATGGATACCAACTTGTTTAAAGCAGAGAAAAGCCTTTTTAAATCTGCACAGAGAAATGTTTCACTTGAGAGATGTACAGATTTTTGGAGCTCAGGTAGGAGTCATTGAGGCAAAATGCATCAGCCTCTtaatttcttcagctgaagaaacTTTAATAGCagttgaacttaaaaaaaatgttgtttaggAAGAACATTGTGGTAAGTTTTCAGTCTGATCTGATTAATCCCAAAGATGCTCAGGACTGTGTTCATTCTGGGCCCTCGTTTTATACGGTGTAGTGTAATTCTCAGTCAATCAATATATTACAGTGGTCTTTAGAAGTCTGGGCAATAGGCAGCCTCAAAGTCAGGGCTGTTTTGAATTTACTGGAAGGGCACCCTGAAGCTGATGTACTCTGGTGCTATTTAGGTAAAGTTATTCTGCTGCTGATCATCTTTGGGTTccagcaggaaatatttttctcagtttatgTCTCATTTGACTAATGTCAGGGAAGTAACCTTAGTAAAAGTTTTGTGCTACCAGTGCTAGATCAGACCTTTTAAGTATTTTCCATTCAGTCGAGTAATTACAAGGCCTAAGTACAAACCAATGTTAAAATATCAAGGAAATGTTATCTATTTGAAACAAACATAATTCAAgtctgtttttcaaaggaaaaagataaacGACATAGTTTTGAGTTATTCTTCTggagttttaaatttttctctataacttctttttttttttttttttttttttttcagggaccattcctttctctcctgcttgccttccttttctctccttccacaACCACCTTTGAACTAACTTTCACAAAATCCTGTCATGTGCAGTGCCACATTTTCACATTTCCTGCTCATACTGCATGGAGCAATAGTGGATCTTTTTGTCTCACTGACTTCTTGTTGAACCAAAATGCTACATGTTTGTGCTTTCTTGCATGTGTCTTTCACTATGAGTCTTGCACGGTGATTTCATGAAGCTACAAAACTTCAGGGGCAAATCTTTAGCTGGCCTGCTTTTACACAGCTCTAGTTGTGCTTCTAATGGGTGTTATAAATGGTATCACTCCTGTCAGCCTCTCTCTTGGAGGTGCTTCCTCAGCCAGGAAATTGTAGCCTTTAACACTGAGAGCAGACCGAGGGAAGAGTGTGAATTTAAGTCGAGCAGTTGCTTTCGAATACCTCCATGCTTTCTTTGGATCAAAAATAACTTCTTCCTGATGGTTAAAGCTAAACAAATTGAATTAACTTACAAGAACAACTTCTATGTGCAGGCCTGTGCTTGCATTTCTCAAAGATCTTTGGCAGGCTCGAAAGTGTTactcttatttttgttctttctgtgatCATGCTTGCTTTGTGGAGCCAGGTAGTCTTTTGGGTCCCGTATGGTCCTTCAGAGTTTAATACAGTAGGCACTGGGCTTGGTGATGAAGTTTGGAGCTTGAGAGACCAGAGTAGGGACACTGGTATGTGAATTCCTTATTGTAGCTACAGCTACAATAGTAGAGCCGCCATCATGGGTCAGACCAGCGGTCCAGCTAGTCAAGTAACTTGGCAGCAATTGCGACCATGAGCAGGTACTGAGGGAAGGGTAGGTATGAAGTAAATACACGTGATACTTCATTCAAACTTCAAGACCTCAAGTATTTTTAGCTCAAGAGGTTTCCTGGGCAGGAGGTTACTTCTCTTAATAACCCTCAGTGGATTTGTCTTTCAAGTACTCATCCAGCTTCTCCTTGAATCTTGTAGACTTTCCCCTCCCAGGACCCTATGCCACAGATGGGCTGTGCACTGCAGGAAGGCTGTGGGTTGATCTTAAACTCTGGAGCCAAAATATCTTGTTAGCGAAATGGTGTCCATGATCTGAGGAGTCTGGTTATTTACATCAGTTCCAGTTGCCCTTAACTAGCATGCTGTTATGACAGCTACTTTTACATGGAGATTGACTGATTTTGCACCCCAGAAAAACTCAAGCATAGGGATAATTTGAAAATAGCAGTGACTGTTTGTGTAGAGAAACATGCCCTGCATGCCAGCAACTGTAGTGCCTGCTACCAACCATAAAACAAGCTACAGAAACCTAGAAGGCTTGTTAGCGAAAACTTGGATGCTCTCTGTGAATTCCCAGTGCTCTCTCCTCTAGCACCCTTGTTCTTAATATCTGCTTGAGATTCTCTGAGCGTTTGCAAACAAGAGCAAGTAAAATGTCTTAGTGCTCTGTGAAAACTAGGAATTGCCACCATTCCTGTCTCAGGTGGAGAGATTTTGAGACGTTTAGCCACTCCCAAACTCTAGGATGCAGCAGAGTCAAGAATCCAGACATCCTAACTGTTGCTCTGATCACTGAATAATACATTTCTGTTCATTCTTGCCTTTGACCAAAGGAATGCCAGCATGTAACTTCTTACACATCACTATGTAGCAATATTTCTCAATTGCACTAATTGAACTAGATACTTTGTTGAAGTATGTAGGCATATGTTAATTGCTGTATGGGGAGCtggtctgttttttctttattttactctTGCTGAaggcaaattaaatattttggttcCCTGTTCTAAGCAGACAAGTAGATACTGTGCTTGAACTGCTGTGTTATTTTGCAAACCTGGGTTAGCAGGCTAACCTAGGCGTGCTAACGCACATATTGCTTACATTGTGTGGTTCCTATAAATGCACAATATTAGGCATTTGTGAACAAGAGGAAACATGCTTTTTCACACCTCTGCCTTGAGAGCTGAATTGTTCATGCTCCATTTCTCTCTGGCTGAAGCATGGTGTTCTTATGTACACCAGACATTTGCAGCAGCTGACCAGCCTACTTTGTGCAGTAAAGGACAGGCAGGAGGGCAAACATAGTGTCCCATGTACAACAGAAAGGACGAGAAGGGCAAAGAACAGttctatttttctctccagtgTTGTCAGGGAAAGACTGGTGAGGATCACTAACAGGCTATTACTGATGGGTCATGTGAGCGTGAAATAATGGCTAAATGAGGTCTCTGACATTAGCAAGTGGAGATGTGAGTTTTAAGCAGTCTACCTCACTGCTGTAgaagttgtttggttttattcAAGGACACCATTATCAGAATGTTTACtaggcaaaacaaaatcaaagcctACCATTTAAAGCCCAGatgaaatgatttaaaattaaacatatacTAGATGAGGTTGCAGAGTGTCCTAGTAGTTCTGTGCTCTCTCTACTGCTTTATCTTTCCAAAAGTGTCCAGCACCTTGCTGAAGAGCAGTAGTATATTTGCCTAACTCTGCATGGTAAAAAAAATATCTAGACTCCACTACCTAAATAAGAAGAGGTATGTTAAGATGTGAGATCCCTTAACTGtgttttgttatattttactATGGCTCTCATTCATTATTGCACAGAGTGCCTGCTGGCACAGGATTCAGAGATGATTAGTAGGCATATACATAATTACCTGAATGATAATTAATGCTGCAATAGAATTTTTCCGGCACAACAAGATGATGTCCTGTTTCTAATCCACACTGGTctgcttattaattttttttgcatgcagaatAGCCTGGCAACTAAGGGATTTGGCTCaatctcctgctgcagcagatCAGTGCAGCTCTGAAGTTAGTAGATGCAGGGTGATTGATACCAGGTAAACATTTAGTTCATGAAGTACAGGTTCACTAAAACATGCTATATAAAGGTGGTGTGATTCAAAGATGTGGAAAAATTCTTTCTGGAGGAATAAGCTGAGATAAGACTGGAAAGCTTTGCTGGACTGGGGGTAGCATGGAGCAGGTTGTTTGCATAAAGAATTTGATGCCAAATACAGTGTTTACCTTATTCTAAGTTCCTCTGcatctttctgtccttttcctccTCAGTCAGTACTTCACTGGATATAACTATTAATGGGACTTACTTTTCTGCTCCACTGTACATGATAATTTAAATAACTGTTAAATGTCCAACTGCATATTGTTAACCCTGATAAGTATAAAGCTGGAATCTATTCTGAGATCAAAACTTGTGAAACTGGGGAAAACTTAGATGAAAGAATCAGACCTTCGCATTAATAGCTATATCCAGTGAAGTAATAACTAAGGAGCTCTATACTATCCACAGCTAGATAATTGTGAATATTTTTTGAAGTATTCCCTCTCTCCCCCTAAAATGTGAGAGAAATCGGATTTCCCTCTGGACTGCACAACTTTAATTTGTTTGTAATACTGAAGGAAGATTCGTTTGAACAAGGATTTTGGAACACATTCACTGTTTATTTAGTGTGGGAGTAATAACTCAGTGCAAGTCAGCCAGCCTCTGCAAAGAGACAATTTTGGCATTTACTGCACCCCAGTCAAGGACTCTTCTGTATTCCCTGGGTTTCAGTAAATACTGTCGGCCCCTGAAGCTGGGCATTTCATACAAGATCCAAGAGCCACCTAAAACATTGAGGCAGCAGATCTCAGGGAGATGGATGTAGCCTGGGACTGATGGGCAATCATCAGTGAACTCCAACATTTGGCCTTGGAGCTCCTCTTTTTCATAGAGCTGAATCTTGTGGGAAACAGAATTCTGCAGTCACAAACGCAGCAAAAATGTAGGAAAGACAGAAATTTAACTGATTCTGACATTACTGAACAAGACAGATGAACAGAAAAAGGCAACTTTCCCAGCTACTATGTGCATTTCTGAGAAATTGTGTTCTAATCTGGAGATGGGATTGTGAAGAGAGTCACTGTTTTGAAGCTAATAGAGGAGGTTTACTTCTTACCCACATGGAGGAGCTCAGGAGTGCCAGCAAATGGGTATGATCACATGTGTGGTAGGAAGTAAATGGAGGATGCTTTATGATTTGAAGAAATGGGATTTATAAGGACTCCATATTGTGAcaatagaagaaaatgtattcatGTGATTTTGAGATGATCTGTGGCACTGACTCGTGACCAAGCACGAATAATGTGGCCTTTTCAGAATTATGCTACTAAAAGACATTTACCACATTACTCCATATGCTCCCATTATACACTCGTGCGCAGGCAATTGCCATGTGGCAAACTGCTGAGCTATGTGAAGTGTTCCTGCTGCTATGGCTCACACTGTATAGTACATCTCACTAACCAGAAAAGTACTTTAGCAAGTATTAATTCTTTGCCTGATTTTAACCCACACAGCTTTTATGTTAGGAAAGCCGTACCAATTGCAAATCTGATTTAACATGTTCTTCTGTTTTTGAATCATAACATAGTACGGTCATATGCAAGTTGCATACATGAGCCCACAGCAGAACTTTATATCAACTGGCCCTGCTAGCCCTTCTCTGGGTAATGTAAAAACATTCTCTACCTAGAAGTAGTCACTCAGCTTTCTTTTAGCATCTCCAAGATATGAACAGGCCCTGGAAATAGCACTGATATTAAACAGATTATTTCCTTAATCTCTAGTGAAACTTTGCATTGCCTTACTGAACTCTGCCTGTCTCTCGAGTTACTTGAAGAGACTGTATAATTATATTCTTAAAGGATAAACTATACTCAATTTCTTAAACTGTGATACACTTCTAAGCAGTACTCACTTATAGGATTACAGGGCAAGACCTGATGGAGTTGCAGAGACTGAACCACTTCTGGAAGTCAGAATAGTCTCCCCTTTTTAAAAGTACTAGTGTCCTGAGTAATTGGGGTTCTCATAAACCATCCAGCTGCCTTTTTCCACCTGGATGGAATTGCATTGTTTCACATAGGACTGCAGGTCAAGGTGGTCACTGCTACATTCATAGCAGTGGCCCCAGAAGCTCTTGTCTTCATAAAACAAATGATCTGCAgtataaatatttgcaaagacTCATAGTCTATCCCAGTGTCTGTGTCAGAGCAGGGTACTGGCATACTGGGGCTTCCACTTACCTTTACCATGTTTGGCAGTCTGCTGAGGTGAAAGCCGAGAGCTGTGAGCAAACACTGTGGTTGCTTTTATATACCATAGTCCTAATGCTGTGCATCTGCAAAAAGTAACACAAAAGGGTCCATTCTAAGCTTTGGGGAGAGCTCATGTTTTGTCTTTATTGTAGTTATGGCATTTATTGCATTTACCATGTGGCAGTcttgtttttctgggttttgggcTGCATTTGCTGATGCTAAGTGCAAGCAAATTATTGTGTAACTGTGGAGTGGACTACACTTTCAGCTGGTATCAACTGTTTCATGTGGTGCACCTGACCCAATGGGGGATTTGTGTACAAGAATGGTTCCTTACAGAACCTCCTTTGCCTGAAAGCTATCGGACTCAGTGGACCTGAGCAGTTTCTGGTGTAAGTctgttcctctccttccccactctGTGTCAATTACCTCTTGCTTAAGCTTGTTGCATGGTAATCTTTCCTTTTGTGAGAGCAGAAGAACTTTGCTTTAATTTCAATACTTTGTCATCCACTTTATCCTAGAAACAGGAAAAGTCTCC
It contains:
- the LOC128144063 gene encoding LOW QUALITY PROTEIN: gamma-crystallin 1-like (The sequence of the model RefSeq protein was modified relative to this genomic sequence to represent the inferred CDS: substituted 3 bases at 3 genomic stop codons) yields the protein MAKAKQSQLSNTFQCDWGYFCFIADHFEDRNFEACPCEATTDQPDLRAHINCCNSAKVETGYWIYECPNYIGHQHCLRKGEYPDYQHWMGFNDSIMSCIITAIQEHSWLQIYERNDFRGGLLEFMDNCPSLQGDFYYKDIQSCNVLEGSWVFYKXPHIXEQQYLLRPGEHRXFTDWGAMTAEVGSFQPTVDTS
- the LOC128144064 gene encoding LOW QUALITY PROTEIN: gamma-crystallin D-like (The sequence of the model RefSeq protein was modified relative to this genomic sequence to represent the inferred CDS: inserted 1 base in 1 codon), with translation FANIYTADHLFYEDKSFWGHCYECSSDHLDLQSYVKQCNSIQVEKGSWMVYENPNYSGHXVLLKRGDYSDFQKWFSLCNSIRSCPNSVSHKIQLYEKEELQGQMLEFTDDCPSVPGYIHLPEICCLNVLGGSWILYEMPSFRGRQYLLKPREYRRVLDWGAVNAKIVSLQRLADLH